The window ACTCGAAGGAAAATCTCTGCAGAATCAATGCCATTGCCATCTTTGCCTCCAATAAGGCAAAGTTCTGTCCAATGCAGATCCTCGGTCCCCATGCAAAGGGAAAGAAGGAGACTTGGCTCTTCGTTGCCTTTGAGAGACCTTCTTTGAACCTTTCAGGCTTGAACTCCGCAGCATCGTTCCCCCACAGCTCGGTGTCATGTTGAACTAGCAGGATAGGTAGACTGATCTGAACGCCGCCTGGTAATGTCAGGTCTCCTAGCTTCATCTCTTTGTGAATGGCTCGTGACACCTGTGTCACTGGAGGATATAGCCTAAGAACCTCATACAAGATCATCGTCATCTACAAGGGATCATCAAATCATtcagccaaaaaaaaacaaagagtacTTGAGTCACACGAAAGGTTTATACTTACAACTTTGAGCTGGTTAAGACCATCTATATCAGGTACTTTATCGCCAAAGACTTGTTTCACTTCTTCTCTTGCCTTAGCTTGCCAATCTTGGTGTTGGCTTAGCAGAACCATTGTCCAAACCAGAAGTACTGAAGTTGTCTCTTGCCCGGCGAAATAGAACAGCTTGCATTCCTCTATCACATCCTCATTGCTCATCCCATTTCCTTTAACTTGTCCCAAATTAGATTCAAGAAGTATACCAAGCAAGTCATCGCTTGGTGCTTCACCAGCCTCTCTAGCCCTTAACCTCTTGTTAACTATCCCTCTCAGTATAGCTTGGACTTCTCTGGCTTTTGCCTTCATCATTCTATTTTCCTTCGTTGGAAGATACCTGAGAGATTATGACAACATAGATCAAGAGTCAAGTTCTAAAGTCCTTGTAATAACATATTAATTACCTATATCCAGGAATGATGTGCTTTCTAAAAGCTTGTATGATGAGCTGAGCTAGTTCAGCTTGGAGCTCAAATATCCTCTGCCCTTCTTTATAGCTGCTACCAAAAGCAGTACGAGAGATCACATCAGCAGTCATACTCACAAGCCCTGGCCAAACATCCACTTCACAGGACAGCCCTTTGTCCGAGACCAACTTGTCCCATTCGCCAACAACCTCGCTGCAGCTCTGGTGGAAAGCAGGTACCATGTTCTATACATATAAGCACAAGTGTCACAAAATTGTGTCAGCCTAATTGTTAGGAGATCTCGGAGATTACAAAATCGCCTAGAATATTTTTCCATGTAACTATTAGAAAATATAACTTATGATACCTAACACAAATGATACACAAACCAATCAAAACTCTTCATGGAGCTAATACTAATACCTTGATCTTCTCAAGGTGGAAAGCCGGGTTAATGATTC is drawn from Brassica rapa cultivar Chiifu-401-42 chromosome A05, CAAS_Brap_v3.01, whole genome shotgun sequence and contains these coding sequences:
- the LOC103870003 gene encoding cytochrome P450 72A15 codes for the protein MEISIASATLSIAIAVVSWWVWRTLNWVWFKPKMLESYLRRQGLSGSPYTPLVGDLKRNFSLLKNARSKPIKLTDDITPRLVPYPLKMLKTHGRTYFTWLGPIPTITIVDPEQIKEVFNKVYDFPKTHTFPLARLIGTGLASYDGDKWAKHRRIINPAFHLEKIKNMVPAFHQSCSEVVGEWDKLVSDKGLSCEVDVWPGLVSMTADVISRTAFGSSYKEGQRIFELQAELAQLIIQAFRKHIIPGYRYLPTKENRMMKAKAREVQAILRGIVNKRLRAREAGEAPSDDLLGILLESNLGQVKGNGMSNEDVIEECKLFYFAGQETTSVLLVWTMVLLSQHQDWQAKAREEVKQVFGDKVPDIDGLNQLKVMTMILYEVLRLYPPVTQVSRAIHKEMKLGDLTLPGGVQISLPILLVQHDTELWGNDAAEFKPERFKEGLSKATKSQVSFFPFAWGPRICIGQNFALLEAKMAMALILQRFSFELSPSYVHAPYTVITIHPQFGAHLILHKL